A portion of the Chondrinema litorale genome contains these proteins:
- a CDS encoding glycosyltransferase family 4 protein, with product MIVSQLTARRDYAVPKILYENNMLSMLFTDAYYNVDKYPIFNLLDRTLPSKLVKTYHRYDPNIPIDFVRSNWALALKFRYQLKAFNPTKKYLAQINAFKANSEFIIRYCNKNKNINSYYGFDSASKEFFEWAKPKGFSLYLDQCIAPRYSQILMYKKFQDTYGVNQQRNIEQCMFHKEREEREWELTNKILAPSSYVKSELLKAGAPENKIFLVPFGYESPYSLSYRKKSFETNLNITKDKLNILFVGNSGLRKGIYDFLMIAKHFNNYPLKFNIVGSIQKDIFKYIENEKIKNVNIIGKLNRQDLNEIYKSSDIFCFPTYLEGSARVVFEAMSWGLPVLSTYQSGSVITNELDGFLVDAGQINNMIMYIQKLISSKELRFKVGEKALYKVEEFNLNNYAKALIPVLT from the coding sequence ATGATTGTATCTCAACTAACTGCAAGAAGAGATTATGCGGTCCCAAAAATCTTATATGAAAATAACATGTTGTCTATGTTATTTACAGATGCATATTACAATGTAGATAAATATCCAATTTTTAATCTCTTAGATAGGACTCTACCAAGTAAATTAGTTAAGACTTATCATAGATATGACCCAAATATTCCAATAGATTTTGTGAGAAGTAACTGGGCGTTGGCTTTAAAGTTTAGGTATCAACTTAAAGCATTTAACCCAACTAAAAAATATTTAGCTCAAATTAATGCTTTCAAAGCTAATTCTGAATTTATAATAAGGTATTGTAATAAAAATAAAAATATAAATTCTTATTATGGGTTTGATTCAGCGAGTAAAGAGTTCTTTGAATGGGCCAAACCCAAAGGATTCTCTTTATATTTAGATCAATGCATTGCTCCCAGATATTCCCAAATATTAATGTACAAGAAATTTCAAGATACTTATGGTGTAAATCAACAACGAAATATTGAACAATGTATGTTTCATAAAGAAAGAGAGGAAAGAGAGTGGGAGTTAACAAATAAAATTCTGGCACCATCTAGTTATGTTAAGTCAGAATTATTAAAAGCTGGTGCACCAGAAAATAAAATATTTTTAGTTCCATTTGGTTATGAATCACCATATTCATTGAGTTATAGGAAAAAGAGTTTCGAAACAAATTTAAACATTACAAAAGATAAGCTAAATATTTTATTTGTTGGAAATAGTGGGTTAAGAAAAGGTATTTATGATTTTTTAATGATTGCAAAACATTTTAACAATTATCCTCTGAAATTTAATATTGTGGGTTCTATTCAGAAAGATATTTTTAAATACATAGAGAATGAAAAAATTAAGAATGTTAATATTATTGGTAAGTTAAATCGTCAAGATTTAAATGAAATTTATAAATCATCTGATATTTTTTGCTTTCCAACTTACCTTGAAGGGTCAGCTAGAGTTGTTTTTGAAGCAATGAGTTGGGGGTTACCGGTATTGTCAACATATCAGTCAGGAAGTGTTATAACAAATGAACTAGATGGTTTTCTAGTTGATGCAGGACAGATTAATAATATGATAATGTATATTCAAAAATTAATTTCATCAAAGGAATTAAGGTTTAAAGTTGGAGAAAAAGCTTTATACAAAGTCGAAGAATTTAACCTAAATAATTATGCGAAAGCTTTAATACCAGTACTAACTTAA
- a CDS encoding class I SAM-dependent methyltransferase, which produces MNKIKYFVSSFFKSFDEKKCPYCQSNNVIQIDQKFIFTKLLKCKKCNFQFRFPLDSYDESIKFYQDDYEQEGLTTDLPTDDELSYLIKSDFKNGAKDFSSHINLINRLDIHSERLRILDYGANWGYTSWQFIKAGFDVSSFEISKPRAKYGKEKLGIDIKTDISEIKGKFDVLFSSHVIEHLPNINDFIDVSKKLLKDNGVFIAYCPNGSDELKKTNPKGFHGFWGQVHPNYLSKDFYKFIFKKNPYLITSTPLDNDLLDKWNNNQIIGTLSNNELLIITKINKEISSENY; this is translated from the coding sequence ATGAATAAAATAAAGTATTTTGTTAGCTCTTTTTTTAAATCATTTGATGAGAAAAAGTGCCCATATTGTCAAAGTAATAATGTAATTCAAATTGACCAAAAATTTATATTCACAAAATTATTAAAATGTAAAAAATGTAATTTTCAATTTAGATTTCCACTTGATTCGTACGATGAAAGTATAAAGTTTTATCAAGACGATTATGAACAAGAAGGTTTAACAACTGATTTACCAACTGATGACGAATTATCATATTTGATAAAGTCTGACTTTAAAAATGGAGCAAAAGATTTTTCTTCGCATATTAATCTTATTAATCGTCTAGATATTCATTCTGAAAGGTTAAGAATCCTGGACTATGGAGCAAATTGGGGATATACATCTTGGCAATTTATAAAAGCAGGTTTCGATGTATCAAGTTTTGAGATTAGTAAGCCTAGAGCTAAATATGGTAAAGAAAAATTAGGGATTGATATAAAAACAGATATATCTGAAATAAAAGGCAAGTTTGATGTGCTTTTTAGTTCACATGTTATTGAGCATTTGCCTAATATTAATGATTTCATTGATGTTTCCAAGAAATTATTAAAAGATAATGGTGTATTCATTGCATATTGTCCCAATGGTTCAGATGAATTAAAAAAAACAAATCCTAAAGGGTTTCATGGTTTTTGGGGACAGGTACACCCAAACTATTTAAGTAAAGATTTTTATAAATTTATATTTAAGAAAAATCCTTATTTAATAACATCTACACCGCTTGATAATGACTTATTAGATAAATGGAATAACAATCAAATAATTGGCACTCTAAGTAATAATGAGTTGTTAATTATTACTAAAATTAATAAAGAAATTTCAAGTGAAAATTATTAG
- a CDS encoding NAD-dependent epimerase, whose translation MKKVLVTGAAGFIGMHTVMKLLSEGFEVVGLDNINDYYDVRLKYARLEELGIDKNNILYNWLTDGHDGFKFLQLDLEDAGNLNNLFAKQNFSFVINLAAQAGVRYSITNPRNYISSNIIGFYNILEACRNYPVEHLVFASSSSVYGLNKSVPFKESDHTAHPVSLYAATKKSNEVIGHAYSQLYNISMTGLRFFTVYGPWGRPDMAPFKFTKAILEGKEIDVYNHGEMQRDFTYIDDIVEGVYKIMLSPSLVDSDYDHIHPSPASSSAPYRILNIGNSSPVHLIKFIKAIEQATGHKAKINMMDMQPGDVQTTYADTSKISNEINYKSKTNIQVGISKFVNWYSNFI comes from the coding sequence ATGAAAAAAGTTCTTGTCACAGGTGCTGCTGGTTTTATTGGTATGCATACAGTCATGAAACTTCTAAGCGAAGGTTTTGAAGTTGTTGGATTAGATAATATTAATGACTATTATGATGTTAGATTGAAATATGCAAGATTAGAGGAATTAGGTATTGATAAAAATAACATTTTATATAATTGGCTAACTGATGGTCACGATGGGTTTAAGTTTCTACAACTAGATTTGGAAGATGCAGGTAATTTAAATAATTTGTTTGCAAAACAAAATTTTAGCTTTGTAATAAATCTAGCGGCACAAGCAGGAGTTCGTTATTCAATAACTAACCCAAGAAATTATATCAGTAGTAATATTATTGGGTTCTATAATATTCTTGAAGCATGCAGAAATTATCCGGTTGAACATCTGGTATTTGCTTCAAGTTCATCTGTATACGGCCTTAATAAATCAGTTCCTTTTAAAGAAAGTGATCATACAGCACATCCCGTTTCTCTTTATGCTGCAACAAAAAAATCAAATGAAGTGATTGGTCATGCATATAGTCAGTTATATAATATATCAATGACAGGGTTAAGGTTTTTTACTGTGTATGGTCCTTGGGGAAGGCCTGATATGGCTCCATTTAAGTTTACGAAAGCAATACTTGAAGGAAAAGAAATTGATGTTTATAATCATGGTGAAATGCAAAGAGATTTTACCTATATAGATGATATCGTTGAAGGTGTTTATAAAATAATGTTGTCACCTTCACTTGTAGATTCTGATTATGATCATATTCATCCTTCACCGGCGTCAAGTTCTGCTCCATATCGTATTTTAAACATTGGAAACAGTAGTCCTGTACATCTGATTAAGTTTATTAAAGCTATAGAACAAGCAACTGGCCATAAAGCTAAAATTAATATGATGGATATGCAACCTGGTGATGTACAAACAACATATGCTGATACATCAAAAATATCTAATGAAATTAATTATAAATCTAAAACGAATATTCAAGTTGGAATTTCAAAGTTTGTAAATTGGTATTCTAACTTTATATAA
- a CDS encoding nucleotide sugar dehydrogenase translates to MNKIAIIGLGYVGLPLAVEFAKKHPTVGFDISENRVGELAKGKDRTLEVADENLQKVLVDKPCEGKGLYVSCSASDMAKCNIYIITVPTPTDKHNRPVLTPLIKASETIGKVLKKGDIVVYESTVYPGVTEDECVPVLEKTSGLTYNKDFYAGYSPERINPGDKEHTVTKILKVTSGSTPEASEVIDKLYRSVIVAGTHKASSIKVAEAAKVIENAQRDINIAFVNELAKIFNRMGIDTHEVLEAAGTKWNFLPFKPGLVGGHCIGVDPYYLAQKAQEVGYHPEIILAGRRLNDGMGQYVAAEIVKLMAKRDIRVKRARVLLLGITFKENCPDIRNTRAIDIYKELCTYDMDVSVYDPWADPEEVHHEYGIKAYRNITEIPHNEFEAIVLAVGHNSFLDLDLKPFKAPNAVVYDVKGVLDREKIEGRL, encoded by the coding sequence ATGAATAAAATAGCCATTATCGGATTAGGGTATGTTGGTTTACCATTAGCTGTTGAATTTGCTAAGAAACACCCAACAGTAGGATTTGATATTAGTGAAAACAGGGTAGGAGAGTTGGCTAAAGGGAAAGATAGAACACTTGAAGTAGCTGATGAAAACTTACAGAAAGTACTAGTAGATAAGCCATGTGAGGGGAAAGGGTTGTATGTGTCATGCTCAGCAAGTGACATGGCTAAATGTAATATTTATATAATTACTGTTCCTACGCCAACAGACAAGCATAACCGACCAGTTTTAACTCCCTTAATAAAAGCAAGTGAAACTATTGGTAAAGTTTTGAAGAAAGGAGATATTGTTGTGTATGAATCGACAGTATATCCAGGAGTAACTGAAGATGAATGTGTTCCAGTTCTAGAGAAAACTTCAGGCTTAACTTATAACAAAGATTTTTATGCTGGATATAGTCCAGAAAGAATTAATCCTGGAGATAAAGAGCATACAGTAACTAAGATATTAAAAGTGACTTCAGGCTCAACACCGGAAGCTAGTGAGGTAATTGATAAGTTGTATCGTTCAGTAATTGTTGCAGGAACTCATAAAGCATCTAGTATTAAAGTTGCTGAGGCAGCTAAGGTAATTGAAAATGCCCAAAGAGATATAAACATTGCTTTTGTAAATGAGCTTGCTAAGATTTTTAATCGAATGGGCATTGATACGCATGAAGTTTTGGAAGCTGCAGGGACAAAATGGAATTTTTTACCTTTCAAGCCAGGACTAGTAGGAGGGCACTGTATTGGTGTTGATCCATATTATCTAGCTCAAAAAGCTCAAGAAGTTGGCTATCATCCAGAAATTATTTTAGCAGGTAGACGCTTAAATGATGGCATGGGTCAATATGTAGCTGCGGAAATTGTGAAGTTGATGGCTAAGAGAGATATTAGAGTTAAAAGAGCGAGAGTATTGTTATTGGGTATCACATTTAAGGAGAATTGTCCTGATATTAGAAATACCCGTGCAATTGATATTTACAAAGAGCTTTGTACTTATGATATGGATGTTTCGGTTTACGATCCATGGGCAGATCCTGAAGAAGTACACCATGAGTATGGTATAAAAGCATATAGAAATATAACCGAAATCCCACATAATGAATTTGAAGCTATAGTTCTAGCAGTTGGTCACAATAGCTTTCTTGATCTAGATTTAAAACCATTTAAAGCTCCAAATGCAGTAGTGTACGATGTTAAAGGGGTTTTGGATAGAGAAAAGATTGAAGGGAGGTTGTGA
- a CDS encoding UpxY family transcription antiterminator, with the protein MNKKWYVVYTTPRGEKKASQRLEQRGIQTYLPVRETIRQWSDRKKKVLLPLFTSYLFVNIDLVHDKYSVLETNGVVAFVKYLGSEAVVRDEEIDAIKYMLKNYTEIETSSIQVGGKKTLEPGQRVEIQGGTLKGQSGIIKNLKNNTLVLELENIGFQMIAKIPVEQVRIQ; encoded by the coding sequence ATGAACAAGAAATGGTATGTAGTTTATACTACACCCAGAGGAGAAAAGAAAGCAAGTCAAAGGCTGGAACAAAGAGGCATACAAACCTACTTACCTGTAAGAGAGACCATTAGACAATGGAGCGATCGAAAGAAAAAAGTACTACTTCCTTTATTTACTTCTTATTTGTTCGTTAATATAGATTTGGTGCATGATAAATATTCTGTGCTTGAAACAAATGGTGTTGTAGCTTTTGTAAAATATCTTGGTAGTGAGGCTGTAGTAAGAGATGAAGAAATTGATGCTATCAAGTATATGTTAAAGAACTATACTGAGATTGAGACAAGTAGTATTCAAGTTGGAGGGAAAAAGACATTAGAGCCCGGACAAAGAGTTGAAATCCAAGGAGGAACACTTAAAGGACAATCAGGAATAATTAAGAATTTAAAGAATAATACTTTAGTCTTGGAACTGGAAAATATAGGCTTTCAGATGATAGCAAAAATTCCAGTAGAACAAGTACGAATACAATAG
- a CDS encoding murein hydrolase activator EnvC family protein, which produces MRRVFLFLFFMLINYLLFGQEDQRIALEKQREALLAKITQTEKIYSEISGNHQANLLKLKTLNARLSQHKALVAGINQELFFIEEDIKETGEIILALNRDLKDLKEEYASMIYLSSKNTASRSYNKILYLFASETFNQLLARFHYLNQYKETRSYQIDQIVVVTEMLTRKQGQLQSDKLTREELLKTEEKEQRAILILKKKQQALVANLSKEQKKLKEQLVAEKEAAKELEKKLAVVLKASLKNNTGEENGLYHTIANSSNEEVLSVKIFEENKSNLIWPVKEGFISSHFGKQEHPVLAKIWVDNLGVDITTKENEDVYAVFEGKVVAVTKVPGMHYMVTLQHGEYFTVYARLQEVKVKPGQQVKQLAPIGTVANNQDGVASLQFQVWHNQSKLNPEDWLSLE; this is translated from the coding sequence ATGCGCAGAGTTTTCCTGTTTCTCTTTTTTATGTTGATTAATTACTTGCTTTTTGGGCAAGAAGATCAGCGTATTGCCTTAGAGAAACAGCGAGAAGCACTATTAGCTAAAATAACTCAAACAGAAAAGATTTATAGTGAGATTAGTGGAAACCATCAAGCAAACTTGTTGAAGCTGAAAACCTTAAATGCAAGACTTAGCCAACATAAAGCATTAGTAGCTGGTATAAATCAAGAATTGTTTTTTATTGAGGAAGATATAAAAGAAACAGGTGAAATTATTTTAGCATTAAATAGAGATTTAAAAGACTTGAAGGAAGAGTATGCATCTATGATTTATCTTTCATCAAAAAATACAGCTTCTAGGTCTTACAATAAAATCTTATACCTTTTTGCTAGTGAAACTTTTAATCAGCTATTAGCTAGGTTTCACTATTTAAACCAATACAAAGAAACAAGAAGTTACCAAATAGATCAGATAGTAGTAGTAACAGAAATGCTTACAAGAAAGCAAGGACAATTACAGAGCGATAAGTTAACTAGAGAAGAACTACTAAAAACTGAAGAAAAGGAACAGCGAGCAATTTTAATATTAAAGAAGAAACAACAAGCGCTAGTTGCTAACCTCTCAAAAGAACAAAAAAAGTTAAAAGAGCAATTGGTTGCTGAAAAGGAAGCTGCTAAGGAATTAGAAAAAAAGTTAGCTGTAGTTTTAAAAGCTAGTCTTAAGAATAATACTGGTGAAGAAAATGGCTTGTATCACACAATTGCAAACTCATCTAACGAGGAAGTATTAAGTGTAAAGATTTTTGAAGAAAATAAGAGTAATCTTATCTGGCCAGTGAAAGAAGGATTTATCTCTTCTCACTTTGGTAAGCAAGAGCATCCTGTATTAGCAAAAATTTGGGTGGATAATTTGGGTGTTGATATTACTACCAAAGAGAATGAAGATGTTTATGCTGTATTTGAAGGTAAAGTAGTTGCTGTAACAAAAGTACCGGGAATGCATTACATGGTTACTTTACAACACGGTGAGTACTTTACAGTATATGCAAGATTGCAAGAAGTAAAAGTAAAGCCCGGTCAACAAGTTAAGCAATTAGCTCCAATTGGTACAGTTGCTAATAATCAAGATGGCGTTGCTTCTTTACAGTTTCAGGTTTGGCACAACCAAAGTAAACTTAATCCAGAAGATTGGTTAAGCTTAGAATAG
- the hisB gene encoding bifunctional histidinol-phosphatase/imidazoleglycerol-phosphate dehydratase HisB, with the protein MKKVLFIDRDGTLIVEPPEDFQVDSLEKLAFIPKSIISLHKIAKELDYELVMVTNQDGLGTDSFPEDTFWPAQNKMLQTFEGEGIAFSEILIDKTFEHENAPTRKPRTGLLEKYIKGDYDLANSFVIGDRKTDVELAKNLGAQAIYFSEESLDTAALCTSDWDKIYNYLKFPERKSTVVRNTSETQISIELNVDGTGKSDIQTGLGFFDHMLDQLARHGNCDLFIKVNGDLHIDEHHTIEDTALALGEAFLKALGNKKGIYRYGFLLPMDESLAQVAIDFSGRNWLVWDAEFSREKIGEMPTEMFFHFFKSFTDTAKCNLNIKVEGDNEHHKIEAIFKAFAKAIRMAVQRDPYSDRIPSTKGTL; encoded by the coding sequence GTGAAAAAAGTTTTATTTATAGACCGCGACGGGACCTTAATTGTAGAACCACCAGAAGATTTTCAGGTAGATTCCCTAGAAAAACTGGCTTTTATTCCCAAATCCATTATATCACTTCATAAAATAGCTAAAGAGTTAGATTATGAACTTGTAATGGTCACTAATCAAGATGGGCTTGGGACAGACAGTTTCCCCGAAGATACATTCTGGCCAGCACAAAACAAAATGCTGCAAACTTTTGAAGGAGAAGGCATTGCTTTTTCAGAAATCTTAATTGACAAAACATTTGAGCATGAAAATGCTCCAACAAGAAAACCAAGAACTGGCCTTTTAGAAAAATACATAAAAGGTGACTACGACTTAGCAAATTCATTTGTAATTGGTGATAGAAAGACTGATGTAGAGTTGGCTAAAAATCTTGGTGCTCAAGCAATTTATTTTTCTGAAGAATCTCTAGATACGGCTGCACTTTGTACAAGTGATTGGGACAAAATCTATAACTACTTAAAATTTCCTGAAAGAAAGTCTACTGTAGTTAGAAATACATCTGAGACTCAAATTAGTATTGAGTTAAATGTTGATGGAACAGGAAAATCTGACATACAAACAGGTTTAGGCTTTTTTGACCATATGCTAGACCAACTAGCCAGACATGGTAACTGTGATTTATTTATTAAAGTAAATGGAGATTTACATATAGATGAGCACCATACCATCGAAGATACTGCTTTAGCACTAGGGGAGGCATTTTTAAAAGCACTTGGCAACAAAAAGGGTATTTATAGATATGGCTTCTTACTACCAATGGACGAATCTTTAGCTCAAGTTGCCATTGATTTTTCAGGTCGAAACTGGTTAGTTTGGGATGCCGAATTCTCTAGAGAAAAAATTGGAGAAATGCCCACTGAAATGTTTTTCCACTTTTTCAAATCTTTTACAGATACCGCAAAGTGTAATTTAAACATTAAGGTAGAGGGAGATAACGAGCATCACAAAATTGAAGCTATTTTTAAAGCTTTTGCAAAAGCAATAAGAATGGCTGTTCAAAGAGACCCATATAGCGATCGCATTCCTAGTACAAAAGGCACACTATAA
- the dapF gene encoding diaminopimelate epimerase translates to MKINFFKYQGTGNDFVMIDDRNEQFDKNNQALVASLCQRRFGIGADGLILLRKHDTTDFEMVYFNADGKEGSLCGNGGRCTVQFAYDLEIFKEHTTFLAADGLHEAYIKDGLVALKMGNVDSIDKISADAFADTGSPHYLKYVNDIENFPVYSEGKSIRHSYRPEGTNVNFLEILGEELFVRTFERGVEDETWSCGTGVTAAALFASEKMGTNNIAIKTKGGSLNVSFEKNDGRYENIYLTGPAKKVFFGSIEI, encoded by the coding sequence ATGAAAATAAACTTTTTTAAATATCAGGGAACGGGAAACGATTTTGTCATGATTGATGACAGAAATGAGCAGTTTGATAAAAACAATCAGGCATTGGTAGCATCACTTTGCCAGCGAAGATTTGGGATTGGAGCCGATGGTTTAATTCTACTGAGAAAGCACGACACTACCGATTTTGAAATGGTATATTTCAATGCAGATGGCAAAGAAGGATCTTTGTGCGGCAATGGAGGAAGATGTACAGTGCAATTCGCTTATGACTTAGAAATATTTAAAGAACACACAACATTTTTAGCAGCAGATGGCTTACACGAAGCATATATAAAAGACGGACTTGTTGCTTTAAAAATGGGCAATGTGGATAGTATAGATAAAATTAGTGCAGATGCTTTTGCTGATACTGGCTCACCACATTATCTAAAATATGTAAATGATATTGAAAATTTCCCAGTTTATTCTGAAGGAAAAAGCATTAGACATTCTTACAGACCTGAAGGAACAAATGTAAACTTTTTGGAAATCTTAGGAGAAGAACTTTTTGTAAGAACATTCGAAAGAGGAGTTGAAGACGAAACTTGGTCTTGTGGAACTGGTGTGACTGCAGCAGCTTTATTTGCTTCTGAAAAAATGGGGACTAATAATATTGCTATAAAAACAAAAGGTGGTTCGCTCAATGTAAGCTTTGAGAAAAATGATGGCAGATACGAAAATATTTACCTCACTGGTCCAGCTAAAAAAGTTTTTTTTGGTAGCATTGAAATATAA
- a CDS encoding OmpA family protein: MTTRRIYSAFILLAAFTFFGCASAYKSAENKIKQGNYEGAIAQYNKILAEAKDEVLKAKSNYMIGEAYRLSNRMELAEPHYRKAYVSKKVEDENLLYHYAFALKNTGNYESAQKGFTKYVQEGTDYNQTRRAREEIEALKEVEKLAQPNKYITIENCDALNTESAEFSPVLFEDKLVFTSNRNSQVVYEATGKGFHDLFYYDLKKNENCSGVATPFNEAINIDGFHEASPTFTRNGRVMIFARSNSGKNKDLVRDVKLYYSTFDGEQWSEAKILYPVSSENSDSWDACPALTADGKRLYFASNRAGGYGGLDLYRSDIQANGQWSRPRNMGKVVNSRGNDMFPFVTKAGELYFASDGHPGLGSLDLFRATRRDGEIKIMNMGAPINSTSDDFALTLLTPKSGYFSSNRTTDGAKGDDDIFYFEDNSPEVKTVNYYLAGTSFVEEDINRTLLPNVDMKLYDERGTLMATTKSDSIGRFKFDVKLDIGYDYTVVANKATFITDNKIFSTIGKGVPEEELVDSVTNITFETDVILYQNIFADLEIEDGGGEDGNGRPTIVLEGILYDFDDWRIRPDAARELDKLVAYLKSRDKIRVELGSHTDARGRGAYNMKLSKRRAESAVEYIVTQGIDPTRIEAKGYGKTQLLIPNAISEEEHQQNRRTTVTIIGTVDDLENNNKEE; this comes from the coding sequence ATGACAACCAGAAGAATTTATTCAGCATTTATACTACTGGCAGCATTTACCTTTTTTGGTTGTGCATCAGCTTACAAATCAGCTGAAAACAAAATTAAACAAGGCAACTACGAAGGTGCTATTGCTCAGTACAACAAAATACTGGCTGAAGCAAAAGATGAGGTTCTAAAAGCAAAGTCGAACTATATGATTGGTGAAGCTTACAGACTTTCAAACAGAATGGAACTGGCTGAACCTCATTACAGAAAAGCATATGTGAGCAAAAAAGTTGAAGATGAAAATTTACTTTATCACTATGCATTTGCTTTAAAGAATACTGGTAATTATGAATCGGCTCAAAAAGGTTTTACTAAATATGTACAAGAAGGTACAGATTACAACCAAACAAGAAGAGCTAGAGAAGAGATAGAAGCACTCAAAGAAGTTGAAAAACTGGCTCAGCCAAATAAATACATCACTATAGAAAACTGTGATGCACTCAATACTGAAAGTGCTGAATTTTCTCCGGTTTTATTTGAAGACAAATTGGTTTTTACTAGCAATAGAAACAGCCAAGTAGTTTATGAAGCTACTGGTAAAGGTTTTCATGATTTATTCTACTACGACCTCAAAAAAAATGAGAATTGCTCAGGTGTAGCTACTCCATTTAATGAAGCAATTAATATAGATGGTTTTCACGAAGCATCTCCAACTTTTACCAGAAACGGAAGAGTAATGATTTTCGCTAGAAGTAATAGCGGAAAAAATAAAGATTTAGTAAGAGATGTAAAGCTTTACTATTCAACTTTTGATGGCGAACAGTGGTCTGAAGCAAAAATACTTTATCCAGTAAGTAGCGAAAATTCTGATAGCTGGGATGCTTGTCCTGCATTAACTGCAGATGGTAAAAGATTATATTTTGCATCAAACAGAGCTGGTGGCTATGGAGGATTAGACCTCTACCGTTCAGACATCCAAGCTAATGGACAATGGAGCAGACCAAGAAATATGGGTAAAGTTGTAAATAGTAGAGGTAACGATATGTTCCCATTTGTAACTAAAGCTGGTGAATTGTATTTCGCTTCTGATGGACACCCTGGTTTAGGTAGCCTAGATTTATTTAGAGCAACAAGAAGAGATGGAGAAATTAAAATAATGAATATGGGTGCTCCTATTAACTCTACTTCAGACGATTTTGCACTTACTTTGTTAACTCCTAAATCTGGTTATTTTTCCTCTAATAGAACTACTGATGGAGCAAAAGGCGATGATGATATTTTCTATTTCGAAGATAACTCTCCTGAAGTTAAAACTGTTAATTACTACCTCGCCGGAACCAGTTTTGTTGAAGAAGACATAAACAGAACGCTACTACCAAATGTAGATATGAAACTGTATGATGAAAGAGGAACTTTAATGGCAACAACTAAGTCAGATTCTATTGGTAGATTTAAGTTTGATGTAAAACTGGATATTGGTTACGACTATACAGTAGTGGCAAATAAAGCAACTTTCATTACTGATAATAAAATATTTTCTACCATTGGTAAAGGCGTACCAGAAGAAGAATTAGTTGACTCTGTTACAAATATTACTTTTGAAACTGATGTAATTCTATACCAAAACATCTTTGCTGATCTTGAAATTGAAGACGGTGGTGGTGAAGATGGCAATGGCAGGCCAACTATTGTTCTAGAAGGCATTTTATATGATTTCGATGATTGGAGAATTAGACCAGATGCAGCAAGAGAACTAGATAAACTAGTTGCTTACCTAAAAAGTAGAGATAAGATTCGTGTTGAGCTTGGCTCACATACTGATGCTAGAGGTAGAGGAGCATATAACATGAAACTCTCTAAAAGAAGAGCCGAGTCTGCAGTTGAGTACATCGTAACTCAGGGTATCGATCCTACTCGTATTGAAGCTAAGGGTTATGGTAAAACCCAGCTTTTAATCCCGAATGCCATTTCAGAAGAAGAACATCAGCAAAACCGTCGTACAACAGTTACAATTATTGGTACTGTAGACGATTTAGAAAATAACAATAAGGAAGAATAA